A region of the Pseudarthrobacter phenanthrenivorans Sphe3 genome:
CGGTGATCACCGTACCAACTGCAATCGCGACGACGAACATGATGAAGTTCTCGATAGCGAAGAACACGAAGATTCCGCCGTGAGGCGCCTTGGAACCGACACCGGCTGCCATCGAGATGGCACCCGTCACCGCGCCGCCCAGCATGCTGGCGGGGATGACGCGCAGCGGGTCGGCTGCGGCGAAGGGGATGGCGCCTTCGGAGATGAAGGACGCGCCCAGCAGCCATGCGGCTTTGCCGTTTTCACGTTCAGCCAGGCTGAAGCTCTTCTTATCCAGCACCGTTGAGGCCAGGGCCATGGCCAGTGGAGGCACCATGCCTGCGGCCATGACCGCCGCCATGATTTGCCAGGGGGCCTGGTTGTCCAGCGTTGCGGCACCAAGGCCGGCCACGGCGAAGGCGTAGGCCACCTTGTTGACCGGACCGCCAAGGTCGAAGCACATCATGAGTCCCAGGATGACACCCAGGGCGATGGCGCTGGCACCGGTGAGGCCCGACAGCCAGCTGTTCAGTCCTTCGGTGAGCGCCACGATGGGTCCGCCAAGAACCAGGAACATGAGGCCGGAAGCGAAGATGGAGGCAAGCAGCGGGATGATCACCACAGGCATCAGGCCGCGCAGCCAGCGGGGGACAGACCATGTCCCAATCAGGTGCGCCATGTAGCCGGCCAGCAGGCCGCCGACGATGCCGCCGAGGAAGCCGGCACCCATGAATCCGGCGACTGCACCGGCCACGAAACCGGGGGCGATGCCGGGCCGGTCGGCGATGGCGTAGGCGATGTAACCTGCCAGGGCCGGAACCAGGAAGCCCATGGACAGGGCACCGATCTTGAACAGCACCGCGCCGAGGTAGGCACCAAGCGGGCCGACGGCCTGTTCGGGATACTCGGTGGGCAGGTTGAAGAAGTTGTTCGTGGTCACGATGGTGTCCGCGAAGTCCGTGATCAGGTAGCCGCCCAGCAGGAAGCCCAGGGCAATCAGGAGGCCGCCGCCGGCCACGAACGGGATCATGTAGCTCACGCCGGTGAGCAGTGCCCTCTTGAGCTTCTGCCCAATGTGCTCGCCCTTCTCGGCGGCAGCCTGGTCAGCCTGCTCTTCTGCCCCGAAGTGCGGGACCCGGCGGGCGTTGGGGTCGGACGCTGCTGCGAGCGCTTCCTGGACCATTTTGGCGGGTTCGTCGATGCCGCGCTTGACCGGAGCGTTGATGACGGGCTTGCCGGCGAAGCGCTCCTTGCCGCGAACGTCCACGTCCACGGCGAAAATGACGGCGTCGGCAGCTGCGATGACGGCGGGATCCAGCGGCTTGGCGCCGGAGGAACCCTGGGTCTCCACCTGCAGGTCAACTCCGGCTTCCTGGGCCGCGGCCACGAGGGAATCAGCCGCCATGTAGGTGTGGGCGATGCCGGTGGGGCAGGCGGTGACAGCCACCAGGCGCTTGGGCCCGGAGTTGCCGGAGCCGGCGGATTCCGCGGCTGAGCCTGTGGAAACGGGGGCTGCCGAAGCACCGGAAGCGGAGCCTGCCGAGGCGCCGGCGGCTGCTCCGGCTGGGACCGTGGCCGCGTGGGCGGCGGGCTTGTCGGCGAGGGCGCCGTCCACCAGTTCCACGATCTCCTCGCGGGAGGAAGCGCTGCGGAGGGCTGCGGTGAAGTCCTTTTTAATCAGGGACCGGGCGAGCTTGGAGAGCAGTTTGAGGTGCTCCTGGTCTGCTCCGTCCGGTGCTGCGATGAAGAAGATCAGGTCTGCGGGTCCGTCCTTGGCCCCGAAGTCCACCTTCGGGTCCAGGCGCGCCATGGCCAGGGTGGGTTCCGTGACGGCCGCTGAGCGGCAGTGCGGGATGGCGATGCCGCCGGGGATGCCGGTGGCGGTTTTCTGCTCCCGCGCGAACGCGTCGGCGAAAAGGCCTTCAACTTCCGTTGCGCGTCCGGCGGCAGCTACTTTGCTTGCGAGGTGCCGGATCACCGCCTCGGGCGAGGTGCCCAGGTTCTGGTCGAGCTCGACCAGTTCCGTGGTGATGAGCTGAGTCACTGTCAATCCTTTCGAAGGGCCGTGATGGTTACGGCGTCCGGGGTGGTTTGGTGAACTGCCGGAACCGTGGAACCGGGCAGGGAGGCGGCGGCGGCACCGTGGGCCACCGCCTGGCGAAGACAATCGGCCGGGGCGGCGCCCTGGCCGTGGGCGAGCAGGTAACCGGCCAGTGCGGAGTCGCCCGCGCCGACCGTACTGACCGCGGCGACCGGCGGATGCGTGGCCAGCCACGCGCCGTCGGCCGTTACCAGGACAGCTCCCTTGGAACCGAGAGTTGCCAGGACGGCACCCACGCCCGCACGGACCACTGCGGCAGCGGCGGCCGCGGCAGCCGCCGGATCCGCTTCCAGTTCGTCAGCGGTGGCCGTGGCGAAGCCGGCTGCAGCAGCCAGTTCCGCCAGTTCTTCGGCGTTGGGTTTGAGGAGGTCCGGCTTGCCCGAACCAGTGCCGGTACCTTCAGTACCGGATTCATCGCCGGACATCGCCGCGGCGAGCGGGGCGCCGGAGGAATCCACGGCGATGTGCGGAGCGTCACCGTTTCCGGCTGCGCGGATCCGGCGGGCCGCCGTCGCGTAGAAATCGGCAGGAAAGCCTGGCGGGAGCGAACCGGCGAGGACCACCCAGCTGGCTCCGCGTGAGCTTTCCAACAGCAGTTTGATCAGGGCTTCCTGCTGGTCTGCGTCCAGCAGCGGACCGGGCTCGTTGATCTTGGTGGTCACGCCGCCGGGCTCGGTAAGGGCAACGTTGGTGCGCAGCGGCTCATCGATGGGCAGTGAAACGAACGGCACTCCGATTTCCCGCAGGCCTGCGAGGACGGGGTCGCTGTCCGCGCCCGGAAGGACGGCCACGGATTCCAGGCCGGAGGCCACCAGTGCGCGGGAAACGTTGACGCCTTTTCCTCCCGATTCCTGGCTGACGGAGACTGCACGCTGCACTTCGCCCCGTGCAAGGGGTCCGGGCAGCGCAACAGTGCGGTCCAGGCTCGGGTTGGCGGTGAAGGTGACGATCATGCGATCACCACGTCAACGCCGGCTTCTTCCAGGGCGGCCGCAAGTTCCGGGCCCGGTTCGCTGTCTGTAATCAAGGTGTCCAGATCTTTCAGGGAGGCGAACTGGACCAGGGTTTCCGTGTCCAGTTTGGATGAATCGGCCAGCACCACAATGCGGCGTGCCGAATGGACGAAGGCTGCCTTGACGGCAGCTTCTTCAGGATCGGGAGTGCTGAGGCCAAAACCGGCGTGGATTCCGTTGGTGCCGATAAAGGCGATGTCCGGGCGGAGTTTGCCGGCCGCCTCCACCGTGGCCTGGCCGACGGCCACCTGGGTAATGCCGCGGACCCGGCCGCCCAGGACCTCCAGGGCAATCCCGGGCACATTGGAGAGTTTGCCGGCGATGGGGACGGCATGGGTGATGGCCACCAGTTCTGCCCGCGGCTCCGTTGGGTCGGAAGGTTCGACGGCGGCGCGCCGGGAGAGCATGTCAGCCAAGACTTCGGTGGTGGTGCCGCCGTCGATCAGGACGCTCCCCGCAGCGTTCCGCGGAATAAGTGCCAGGGCAGCCTCGGCGATCCGGATCTTCTGGTCAGGCCGCTGGATGGCGCGCTCGGTGACGCTTTCCTCCGTGGTGCTGAAGCGGTCTGCCGCAACGGCCCCGCCATGGACACGGCGGACAGTGCCGGCATTTTCGAGGGCGGCCAGGTCGCGGCGAACGGTTTCGGTGGTGATGCGGAAGCGCTCGGCCAGGAGGGTCACACTGACCCGGCCGCTGCCGGCTACAAGCTCGGCAATCTGCTGCTGGCGCTCCTCGGCGAACACATACCCTCCGTTGCGTAAGGCTTGATGGTGCGGCTGTTGATGGTTTTCGATGCCGCAGCCGACGGTGCTCTTGGCGGTTTCGGACGGCTGCAGGTGCGTGACTGGCATCACACTGATGTTGAGTTACTTGACTTTATCTTTGCTTGTGTTGGTTTGTCAATGGAAACCCACAGGAAACAAAATGCACCGCGCTGCCAGTCTGTCCAGGTCTGGGATTGGGCAGCAAAAAGCCGGACCCGACCGTGATGGTCTGGCCCGGCTTCCGGGGTCATGTTCTGTCCAGCCAGTCAATCCGGCCCGGACCCGCGTGCCCGCTAGATTCCGCCGTCGCGGCTTTCGTTCCGGGTGATCCGCTCGCCTGTGTTGGGATCCACTACCGAGCGGGTTTCGCTGATCCGCCGGCTGCGTCCGGGCGAGGCGAGGATGAGTGAGGCAATCAATCCAATGACGCCGACTGCCATCAGGATGTAGCCGATGAGCACCTGGTCCACGAACGGGATGAGGCCCGGAGCGACTGCCCAGGCGAGGATGGCGCCGAGGGCGATGAGGAAAATGGAGGATCCGATTCTCATGTACTGCTCCTTCTAGTCGTGGATGGGCCGCTTCTTAGCCCGTATGGCGGATGATAAGCATGCTGTCCGTTACTCGCCACGCTACAGCTCAGGGGGGTCCTGATCAACGATCTGGCCCGTCCCTGCGCGTTTCAGATGCGTAACAACCTTTCAGGAAACTCATGCTGGTCCTGCTTCCGGCGGCCGGCAACCGGCACGGCTCAAGCGGCGGGCTGGCTTGGCTGGCTAGGCTGATTCGATGGAAACAGTTGTGTGGTCCAAGCCTGAGGGCGAGCGGGCAGGAACGCCGTTGCTGGTGATGATGCACGGCTACGGCACCGACGAGTCGCGCATGGTCCGTCTCTTCGAGTACCTGCCGGCGGAATTCACGTGCGCAGCGCTGCGGGCCCCCATGCCGATCGGAGACCACTGGGGCTGGTTCCTGCTGGACTACTTCCTTGCCAATGATTTCGCTGACGTCATCAGGGCCGCCAGCGCCGTTCAGGGCTGGATCAGCACCGTCAAGGGCCAGCACAGCAGCGTGAGCCTCCTCGGATATTCCCAGGGGATGGCCATGGCGAGCACGCTGTTGCGCCTCCACCCCAAGGACTATGCAGCCGTGGTGGGGCTGTCCGGATTTGTCCTGCAAAATGAGCTGCTCTCCCTCACCGAATCCTTTGACACCAAGCCGCCCTTCTTCTGGGGAAGGGATAAGGCGGACCTGGTGATCAACGAGGATGCCATCGCATACACGGAAGAATGGCTCCGGGAAAACACCCTGCTCACCGCGCGGACTTACCCGGGCATGGGGCATGCCATGTCCAAGACCGAGATGGTGGACGTCAGCGCGTTCCTGCGCCATTATGTGCTTCGGGCAAACGGGGCAGGGGATACTTAATCCCGGCGCTTCGGAACCGGGAAACCCTGAGAGGTGCGTCACGTGGATCTTCAAGGGAAAGCCGGCAGAAAAAACAGTTGCAAGCCAAATTTGTAAGCGCTTACACTCGTCTTCGGCTGTAAATGCGGCCTTGAGCTGGGCGGACAAGGAGATCAGCGCGGTGCGGACGGTTACTGGAAACCGGTACGGCCCTGGTTGCCCCTCGTTTTTCCGGTGTCTCCGGAAGGCCTCCCGGCTTGTCCGGGGGCGGGCGCCGTGTCCATGATGGAAGGAATACATCGGCCGGCGAGTCCACGGCCGCCGCTTTCCCCTCCGGCGGCGCACCCATTGCCGCTGCAGACCGTACGGGCATCGACGCCTCCACCTTCCCCACACCGCCTTCGAGGCTGCCCGCCGTCCTGAAAGGACACCACAAGCTGATGACTGAAAACACCGCAACAGAAAAGACAGGTGCCGAACTGTCCGCATGGACTGCAGCATCCGCGATCCTGTTCGATCTGGACGGCGTGCTGACCCCCACGGCGACCGTTCACGAACAGGCGTGGCAGGAACTCTTTGAGGGCTTCCTTGCCTCGCAGCCGAACGTTGCCGGGTACAGCGAAAGCGACTATTTCGACCACATCGACGGAAAGCCGCGCTTCGACGGCGTCCGCGACTTCCTGGCTTCGCGCGGGATTGAACTCCCGGAAGGCCCCACCGATGACGACGCCGCCAACATCACCGTGCAGGGTCTGGGCAACCGCAAGAACAGGATTTTCAACGACATCGTCAGCGCCGGCGTGGAGCCCTTTGAAGGATCCGTGCGGTTCCTCGAAGCTGCGCTGGAACGGGGATTGAAGGTCGCCGTCGTCTCGTCCTCCCGGAACGCTCCCGCCGTCCTGGAGGCCGCCGGGCTCAGCAGCCTCTTCCCTGTGGTGGTGGACGGCGTGGTGGCCGCCAGGGAGGGGCTGCCCGGCAAGCCGAGCCCCGCAACCTACCAGTACGCCGCCAGCCTGCTGGACCTCCCCACGGAGGAATGCGTGGTGGTGGAGGACGCAGTTTCCGGTGTCCAGGCCGGCGACGCCGGATCCTTCCATTCGGTCATCGGAGTGGACCGGGGTGCCGGGCGGCAAACGCTGCTTGACGCTGGGGCCACCGTGGTAGTCAACGACCTCGACGAACTGCTTCCCTAAAAACCTCCTGCCTCAAGAACTGCCGCCTTTCCCAAGGCGGCGCGTGCCGCTTCCCCCGGCAGATCCTCGCAGTACCTCATTCCCCACATATCCCCAGGTCGGCAGCAAACCAGCTGCCCGGCCAATGCATAAGGACCCAACACCATGGCCCTGATCTCCGCGGACCGC
Encoded here:
- a CDS encoding PTS fructose transporter subunit IIABC, which produces MTQLITTELVELDQNLGTSPEAVIRHLASKVAAAGRATEVEGLFADAFAREQKTATGIPGGIAIPHCRSAAVTEPTLAMARLDPKVDFGAKDGPADLIFFIAAPDGADQEHLKLLSKLARSLIKKDFTAALRSASSREEIVELVDGALADKPAAHAATVPAGAAAGASAGSASGASAAPVSTGSAAESAGSGNSGPKRLVAVTACPTGIAHTYMAADSLVAAAQEAGVDLQVETQGSSGAKPLDPAVIAAADAVIFAVDVDVRGKERFAGKPVINAPVKRGIDEPAKMVQEALAAASDPNARRVPHFGAEEQADQAAAEKGEHIGQKLKRALLTGVSYMIPFVAGGGLLIALGFLLGGYLITDFADTIVTTNNFFNLPTEYPEQAVGPLGAYLGAVLFKIGALSMGFLVPALAGYIAYAIADRPGIAPGFVAGAVAGFMGAGFLGGIVGGLLAGYMAHLIGTWSVPRWLRGLMPVVIIPLLASIFASGLMFLVLGGPIVALTEGLNSWLSGLTGASAIALGVILGLMMCFDLGGPVNKVAYAFAVAGLGAATLDNQAPWQIMAAVMAAGMVPPLAMALASTVLDKKSFSLAERENGKAAWLLGASFISEGAIPFAAADPLRVIPASMLGGAVTGAISMAAGVGSKAPHGGIFVFFAIENFIMFVVAIAVGTVITALSVIALKRWAVKKSVDTVEPVPVTV
- a CDS encoding 1-phosphofructokinase family hexose kinase, translated to MIVTFTANPSLDRTVALPGPLARGEVQRAVSVSQESGGKGVNVSRALVASGLESVAVLPGADSDPVLAGLREIGVPFVSLPIDEPLRTNVALTEPGGVTTKINEPGPLLDADQQEALIKLLLESSRGASWVVLAGSLPPGFPADFYATAARRIRAAGNGDAPHIAVDSSGAPLAAAMSGDESGTEGTGTGSGKPDLLKPNAEELAELAAAAGFATATADELEADPAAAAAAAAAVVRAGVGAVLATLGSKGAVLVTADGAWLATHPPVAAVSTVGAGDSALAGYLLAHGQGAAPADCLRQAVAHGAAAASLPGSTVPAVHQTTPDAVTITALRKD
- a CDS encoding DeoR/GlpR family DNA-binding transcription regulator: MFAEERQQQIAELVAGSGRVSVTLLAERFRITTETVRRDLAALENAGTVRRVHGGAVAADRFSTTEESVTERAIQRPDQKIRIAEAALALIPRNAAGSVLIDGGTTTEVLADMLSRRAAVEPSDPTEPRAELVAITHAVPIAGKLSNVPGIALEVLGGRVRGITQVAVGQATVEAAGKLRPDIAFIGTNGIHAGFGLSTPDPEEAAVKAAFVHSARRIVVLADSSKLDTETLVQFASLKDLDTLITDSEPGPELAAALEEAGVDVVIA
- a CDS encoding DUF6458 family protein, whose protein sequence is MRIGSSIFLIALGAILAWAVAPGLIPFVDQVLIGYILMAVGVIGLIASLILASPGRSRRISETRSVVDPNTGERITRNESRDGGI
- a CDS encoding alpha/beta hydrolase is translated as METVVWSKPEGERAGTPLLVMMHGYGTDESRMVRLFEYLPAEFTCAALRAPMPIGDHWGWFLLDYFLANDFADVIRAASAVQGWISTVKGQHSSVSLLGYSQGMAMASTLLRLHPKDYAAVVGLSGFVLQNELLSLTESFDTKPPFFWGRDKADLVINEDAIAYTEEWLRENTLLTARTYPGMGHAMSKTEMVDVSAFLRHYVLRANGAGDT
- a CDS encoding HAD family hydrolase, with the translated sequence MTENTATEKTGAELSAWTAASAILFDLDGVLTPTATVHEQAWQELFEGFLASQPNVAGYSESDYFDHIDGKPRFDGVRDFLASRGIELPEGPTDDDAANITVQGLGNRKNRIFNDIVSAGVEPFEGSVRFLEAALERGLKVAVVSSSRNAPAVLEAAGLSSLFPVVVDGVVAAREGLPGKPSPATYQYAASLLDLPTEECVVVEDAVSGVQAGDAGSFHSVIGVDRGAGRQTLLDAGATVVVNDLDELLP